A single region of the Triticum dicoccoides isolate Atlit2015 ecotype Zavitan chromosome 2B, WEW_v2.0, whole genome shotgun sequence genome encodes:
- the LOC119367106 gene encoding two-component response regulator ORR42-like yields MELKANGSTSIKAQLVEDIKVCRFVLSTILLRLHCEVTLAMNEKEAADLFLEGKKFDIVLLDKNMPIMTGPEAIVKIRAMGETDVKMVGVSADDHAMEAFMSAGADLFVPKPMRMEALGPIIQEVINKKKNDMV; encoded by the exons ATGGAGCTCAAGGCCAATGGATCCACCTCTATCAAGGCACAACTTGTAGAGGACATTAAAGTTTGTAGGTTTGTCCTCTCCACAATTCTGCTCAGACTTCACTGTGAGGTTACTCTAGCCATGAATGAGAAGGAAGCTGCTGATTTGTTCCTTGAGGGGAAAAAGTTTGACATTGTTTTGTTAGATAAGAATATGCCCATCATGACTGGTCCAGAG GCAATTGTGAAGATTCGTGCTATGGGGGAAACTGATGTGAAGATGGTTGGGGTTTCTGCCGATGATCATGCCATGGAGGCGTTCATGAGTGCTGGTGCTGATTTATTTGTGCCCAAACCAATGAGGATGGAGGCTCTTGGCCCTATCATTCAGGAggtcatcaacaagaagaagaatgacatggTCTAG